One Pseudomonas syringae CC1557 genomic window, TATGCGGAGCGTCCTGTTTCAGGAGTGTTTCGGCGCGCTGGCAGGCGGTACGCAGTTGTGGCACCCCGCAGTAACGCGTTGCGCCGTGCAGGCGATGAACGCGCTCGATCAGGGCCTGTACGTCGTTATTGGCGCGCGCCGTGCGGATGGCTTCGCGGTCGGCTTCCAGCGACGCCAGCAACATGGCCAGCATGTCGGCCGCCAGGTCAGGCTTGCCTGCGGCCAGACGCAGGCCTTCCTCGTGATCGAGTACCAGCGGCCCGACATGAACCACCGTCGCTTCATGCTGGCGCTCCGGTGCAGGCGTACGCAACGCCAGCCCTGTCCATTTGAGCACCACTTGCCCCAGTTGCCGTTCGCTGATCGGCTTGGTCAGATAATCGTCCATGCCGCTTTGCAGCAACGAGCGTTTTTCATTGGCCATGGCGTGCGCCGTCAGCGCAACGATCGGCAGCGAAGTCTGATTACGCTCAGCTTCCCAGGCGCGAATCGCTTCGGTGGCCTGACGTCCGTCCATGCCGGGCATCTGCACATCCATCAACACCAGATCGAATGCTTCATGACGCACCGCATTGACCGCGGCATAACCACCTTCGACCGCTATCACTTCGGCACCCATGTCTTCGAGCAGCGTCTGCACCAACAGCAGGTTCGCCGGATTGTCGTCCACGCACAGCACGCGCGGTGCCCGGCTCGACAACGGCAGGCTGACGTCAGCCCGTACAGCTTTGGGGGCGATCAACTCTGACAAGGCTTTTTGCAACTTGCGGGTGCAGGCGGGTTTGGCCTGCAACTGGGTGTAAACGTCGTGGACCGCCAATTGAAACAGCGCATGTTCAGTGGTCGGGCACAGCACCATCACCTTGCAGTTGAGGTTTTCCAGGTCCCAGATGTGCTGACGCAGCCGCTCTGGCGAGATTTCCAGCGCGGTCACGCCCAGTACCGCCAGGTCAATCGCCGACGGCGTTTCATGAACCGCCGTTACGCCGTTGAGCAGGTTTTCCAGATTATTGAACACCACGGTGTGCAGGCCACAGTCTTCCAGCTGGTGCTCCAGTGCCTGACGCGCCAGGTCATGATGCTCAAGCACCGCAGCGCGCAACCCTTGCAGTGGAATATTGAGTGAGTCTTCCTTGTCTTCGCGGGCCTTGGGCAGTTTCAGGCTGATCCAGAATTCCGAGCCCACGCCCGGTGTGCTGTCGACACCGATTTCGCCGCCCATCTGCTCGATCAGACGCTTGGAAATCACCAGCCCCAACCCCGTGCCGCCCGGCTGGCGCGACAGCGAATTGTCGGCCTGGCTGAAGGCCTGAAACAACGCTCGCACGTCCTGACTGGACAGACCAATACCGGTGTCCTGTACGCTGATGCGCAGTTGTGCGTGTTCTTCGGTTTCGTCTTCGAGCATGGCGCGGGCGACGATGGTGCCTTCACGGGTGAACTTGATCGCGTTGCTGACCAGATTGGTCAGGATCTGTCGCAGACGCAATGGGTCGCCGGACAGTGCCAGTGGCGTATCGCGGTACACCAGACTCACCAGTTCCAGCTGCTTGGCG contains:
- a CDS encoding response regulator; this encodes MLTKLGIKGRVLLLTILPASLMAAMLGGYFTWMQLSELQSQLLQRGEMIAQDLAPLSANALGRKDSVLLSRIASQTLEQTDVRAVSFLDADRTPLAHAGPTMISPVPIGNSSQLLSSTGVDATRYLLPVFGHQRHLTSPIIPAEADTLMGWVELEISHNGTLLRGYRSLFASLLLIFTGLAFTAIVAVRLSRTINVPMSLIKQAVSQLKDGNLETRLPPLGSRELDELASGINRMAATLQNAQEELQLSIDQATEDVRQNLETIEIQNIELDLARKEALEASRIKSEFLANMSHEIRTPLNGILGFTHLLQKSELTPRQFDYLGTIEKSADNLLSIINEILDFSKIEAGKLVLDNIPFNLRDLLQDTLTILAPAAHAKQLELVSLVYRDTPLALSGDPLRLRQILTNLVSNAIKFTREGTIVARAMLEDETEEHAQLRISVQDTGIGLSSQDVRALFQAFSQADNSLSRQPGGTGLGLVISKRLIEQMGGEIGVDSTPGVGSEFWISLKLPKAREDKEDSLNIPLQGLRAAVLEHHDLARQALEHQLEDCGLHTVVFNNLENLLNGVTAVHETPSAIDLAVLGVTALEISPERLRQHIWDLENLNCKVMVLCPTTEHALFQLAVHDVYTQLQAKPACTRKLQKALSELIAPKAVRADVSLPLSSRAPRVLCVDDNPANLLLVQTLLEDMGAEVIAVEGGYAAVNAVRHEAFDLVLMDVQMPGMDGRQATEAIRAWEAERNQTSLPIVALTAHAMANEKRSLLQSGMDDYLTKPISERQLGQVVLKWTGLALRTPAPERQHEATVVHVGPLVLDHEEGLRLAAGKPDLAADMLAMLLASLEADREAIRTARANNDVQALIERVHRLHGATRYCGVPQLRTACQRAETLLKQDAPHREDALDDLDKAILRLEAEARVSA